GGCTTCATGAAAAAGTCCCTGGGTGCCGGTGAATGGCTGCGCCGAGGCCTGGGTGCGCTGATGCTGGCCGGGGTGGCCGCCATTGCGCTGGGCCTGGACACTGGTGTGCTGTCGCGGTTATCGACTGCCTCCACCGGCGGCCTGGAGCAACGCCTGGTGGACACCCTCAGCGCCAAGCCGGAACAAAAGGGCGGGGCGATGATGGCGGGGGGCGCAATGATGGCCGCCGCCAACCACAGCGACACACTGCCCATCGAAGGTGCGCTGCCGCCCCTGGACGGCGCCGTGCGATGGCTCAACAGCCCGCCACTGAGCGCCGAAGCGCTCAAGGGCAAGGTGGTGCTGGTGGATTTCTGGACCTACTCCTGCATCAACTGCCTGCGCACCTTGCCCTACGTGAAAGCCTGGGCCGAAAAATACCGCGACCAGGGCCTGGTGGTGATTGGCGTACACGCGCCGGAATTCGCCTTTGAACGCGACGTGAACAACGTGACCAAGGCCATGAAAGACCTGGGCATTACGTACCCGGTGGCCATCGACAACAACTACAAGGTCTGGCGCGCGTTCAACAACCAGTACTGGCCGGCCCATTACTTTGCCGATGCCAAGGGGCAGATCCGCTATCACCACTTTGGCGAGGGCGACTATGCCGAGTCGGAGCGGGTGATCCAGCAGTTGCTGCGTGAAGCCGGAGCCCAGCACGTCGCAGGCGGCTTGATCGAAGCCGACGCCAAGGGCGTGCAGCAAGCGCCGGACATGAACGAAGTGCAATCGCCGGAAACCTACCTGGGCGCCCAGCGTGCCGAGAACTTCGTCAAATCCGGCCCCCTGGCCCTGAACAACTGGACCCTGGAAGGCCAATGGAACGTCGGCGGCCAGCAGGTCACCCTCGACCAGGCCGGCGGGCGCATCGCCTACCGCTTCCATGCCCGTGACCTGCATCTGGTGCTCGGTCCTGGCGCCGATGGAAGACCGGTGCGCTTCAAAGTCACGATCGATGGCCAGGCCCCAGCCGACGCCCATGGCACCGACGTGGCCCCGGATGGCAGCGGCACCGTCACCGAACAACGCTTGTACCAGCTTGTGCGTCAGCCGGGCGCCGTGCAGGACCGCACCTTCACCATCGAATTCCTTGACCCCAACGTGTCGGCGTATGCCTTTACCTTTGGTTAACCCGGAGTGCTTGCCATGAATGTATTCAAATACCTGCCCGCACTGGCCTTCGCCGCCTTCGTCGGCCAAAGCTCAGCCTTCTCCTTCAGCGCCGCCGACGATGCCGTTGTCATCGCGCCGCCGGCCCTCGACCTGCCTGCAACCTCAGGCAACCTGCAAACCGCCGTGTTCGCCGGTGGCTGTTTCTGGGGTGTGCAGGGGGTATTCCAACATGTGCAAGGCGTGAAAAACGCCGTCTCAGGCTACGACGGTGGGGCGGCGAGTACCGCGCAATATGAAGCGGTCAGCGAGGGCGATACCGGCCACGCCGAGTCCGTGTCCGTCACCTACGACCCAAGCACAGTCAGCTACGGCAAACTGCTGCAGATCTACTTCTCGGTCGCCCACAACCCCACCGAACTCAACCGCCAGGGCCCAGACACCGGCACCCAATACCGATCTGCAATCTTCGCGCAGAATGCCGAGCAGCAAAAAGTCGCCCAGGCCTACATCGCCCAGTTGGATGCCGCTAAATCCTTCGACAAACCCATCGTCACCCAGATCGAAATGGGCAAGGCGTTCTACCCGGCGGAGTCCTACCATCAGGACTTCCTCACCGAGAACCCGTCCTACCCCTACATCGTGATCAACGACCTGCCGAAAGTGGCGCAACTGAAAAAGCTGTTTCCGACGCAATACAGCGCCGAGCCGGTGCTGGTGAAAAACCAGTAATCAGCCTTTGGCCTTGGCCAGGTAAGGTGCCAGGCGCCGGCCCATTTCCTCACCCAGGGCTTGCAGCCCGCTCAACGGGCGGACCATCACTTCAAACTCAATGATCTGCCCGTGTTCGTTGAAGCGGATCAGGTCGATGCCCTTGAGCTGCTTGTCGCCCACGCGTGCGCTGAATTCCAGCACCACACTCAGGCCATCGCCGGTAGCGAGTTCACGGTGATAAGTAAAGTCTTCAAAGACGTTGATTACCGTATTGAGGATCATCGACACCACCGGCGCGCCGGGGTAGGGCGTATGAGCCATAGGTGAGCGGAAGACGGCGTCGGGCGCCAACAGTTCGGGCAGGGCCTTGAGGTCACGATTGGCCAACATGGCATGCCAGCGTTGCAGGGTGTGTGCCGCTGCAGTGTTGAGCGTGAGTTCGGACATGTTCTGTACCTGTTCTTATGGTGGGAAGGTATTTCACCTGCCCAACATAAGAGCGGTATCCAAACAGGGTCAATCACCCTAACTTACAGATAAGTGACCTAAGCGCACTTAGACCATCTCCAGGTACGAGCTGTGAATCGCCCGCGCCAACTCGCGCACGGTGTCGATAAAGTCCGTGAGACGGGCGTGCAATCCCTCCTCAAGAATCTCATCGATACCGGTATACCTCAGCCGCGCCTCGAACTCCGCTGCCAAACGCTGCGCCGTGCGCCCATAACTGCCGGGCAGGTCCGCCAGGATATGGCTCAGTTCTTCGATGCAGGCATGCAACGAACGCGGCACATCACTGCGCAACAGCAGCAACTCGGACACGGAGCGGGCATTCAATGCATTCGGGTACAGCTCGGTATACGCCTCGAACGACGACAACGCGCGGAGCAGGGCGCTCCACTGGTAATAACCGCGTGCCGACAAGTCGCTGACTTCTTCCGACTCCTCGCCAAACATCTCGTACCGCGCATCCAGCAGGCGCAGGGTGTTGTCGGCGCGCTCGACAAAGGTGCCCAGGCGGATAAACCGATAGGCGTCATTGCGCATGATCGTCCCGGACGTCGCCCCCCGGAACAGGTGCGAGCGCTGCTTGACCCAATCACAGAAGTGACTGATGCCATGCCGCGCCAGGCCGCCGGCGGCGATGCTGCGCATTTCCAGCCAGGTGGCGTTGAGGTTTTCCCACATGTCGGCGGTGATGCGCCCGCGTACCGCGTGGGCATTGCCGCGTGCGGCGCGCAGGCAGTTGTAGATGCTCGCCGGGTTTTCTTCGTCGAGGGCGAAAAAGTGCAGCATGCGCTCGGCGTCCAGCTGTTTATGGCGCTCCAGGTAACTGTCCAGGGTGCCGCTGCTGAGCAACGACATGGCCAGCTCATCGAGGCCGTCACTGCGCCCGGCCCTGGGGCATCAATGACAGGGAATAACTGACTTCGAGCATGCGCGCCAGGTTCTCGGCGCGCTCCAGGTAACGGGACATCCAGTACAGATCTGCGGCGGTTCTACTCAACATACTCAGCCCTCCACCACCCAGGTGTCCTTGGTTCCGCCGCCTTGCGACGAGTTGACGATCAACGAGCCTTCCTTCAGCGCCACGCGGGTGAGGCCACCGGGCACCAGGCGGGTTTCCTTGCCCGAGAGTACAAACGGCCGCAGGTCGATATGCCGTGGGGCGATGCCGCTTTCGACAAAGGTCGGGCAGGTGGAGAGGCTCAACGTCGGCTGGGCAATGTAGGCGTGGGGCCTGGCCTTGATGCGTTGGCGGAAATCCTCAATCTCGGCGGCGCTGGAGGCCGGGCCGACCAGCATGCCGTAACCGCCGGAGCCCTGGGTTTCCTTGACCACCAATTCCGGCAGGTTGGCCAGCACGTGGGACAGTTCATCCGGCTTACGGCACTGGAAAGTCGGTACGTTCTGTAACACCGGTTCTTCGTCCAGGTAGAAACGGATCATTTCCGGCACATAGGGGTAGATAGATTTGTCGTCGGCCACGCCGGTGCCGATGGCATTGGCCAGCACCACATTGCCTGCGCAATAGGCGGCGACCAGACCGGGCACGCCGAGCATCGACTCAGGGTTGAAGGCCTTGGGGTCGAGAAAAGCGTCGTCGATACGCCGGTAGATCACATCCACTGGCTTGGGGCCGTCGGTGGTGCGCATGAACACCTTGAGGTCCTGCACGAATAGGTCCGCACCCTCAACCAACTCAACGCCCATTTCACGGGCCAGAAACGCATGCTCGAAGAACGCGCTGTTGAAGCGACCGGGCGTCAGCACCACCACGTTGGGGTTGTCCAGGCGGCTTGAGCTTTTCAGGGTCTTGAGCAGCAGGTTGGGGTAGTGGTCCACCGGTGCGATGCGCTGCTTGGCGAACACCTCGGGGAACAGGCGCATCATCATCTTGCGGTCTTCGAGCATATAGCTCACACCGCTGGGGGTGCGCAGGTTGTCTTCCAGCACGTAGTAGGTGCCGTCGCCATCGCGCACCAGGTCCACGCCGGAAATGTGCGAATAGATGTCGCGGTGCAGGTC
The genomic region above belongs to Pseudomonas azotoformans and contains:
- a CDS encoding cytochrome c biogenesis protein DipZ, which translates into the protein MWLLVLAYLGGVLTIVSPCILPVLPFVFARTGQPFLRSGLPLLAGMAVTFALVATLAAVGGGWVVQVNQYGRWLALLCVALFGLTLLLPQLSERLTRPLVAAGSRLSEAAGADARPRPGASFLIGVATGLLWAPCAGPILGLVLTGAALQGASIGTTLLLLAYAAGAATSLALALLVGGKVFGFMKKSLGAGEWLRRGLGALMLAGVAAIALGLDTGVLSRLSTASTGGLEQRLVDTLSAKPEQKGGAMMAGGAMMAAANHSDTLPIEGALPPLDGAVRWLNSPPLSAEALKGKVVLVDFWTYSCINCLRTLPYVKAWAEKYRDQGLVVIGVHAPEFAFERDVNNVTKAMKDLGITYPVAIDNNYKVWRAFNNQYWPAHYFADAKGQIRYHHFGEGDYAESERVIQQLLREAGAQHVAGGLIEADAKGVQQAPDMNEVQSPETYLGAQRAENFVKSGPLALNNWTLEGQWNVGGQQVTLDQAGGRIAYRFHARDLHLVLGPGADGRPVRFKVTIDGQAPADAHGTDVAPDGSGTVTEQRLYQLVRQPGAVQDRTFTIEFLDPNVSAYAFTFG
- the msrA gene encoding peptide-methionine (S)-S-oxide reductase MsrA, which codes for MNVFKYLPALAFAAFVGQSSAFSFSAADDAVVIAPPALDLPATSGNLQTAVFAGGCFWGVQGVFQHVQGVKNAVSGYDGGAASTAQYEAVSEGDTGHAESVSVTYDPSTVSYGKLLQIYFSVAHNPTELNRQGPDTGTQYRSAIFAQNAEQQKVAQAYIAQLDAAKSFDKPIVTQIEMGKAFYPAESYHQDFLTENPSYPYIVINDLPKVAQLKKLFPTQYSAEPVLVKNQ
- a CDS encoding nuclear transport factor 2 family protein — its product is MSELTLNTAAAHTLQRWHAMLANRDLKALPELLAPDAVFRSPMAHTPYPGAPVVSMILNTVINVFEDFTYHRELATGDGLSVVLEFSARVGDKQLKGIDLIRFNEHGQIIEFEVMVRPLSGLQALGEEMGRRLAPYLAKAKG
- a CDS encoding circularly permuted type 2 ATP-grasp protein; the encoded protein is MARSFFDEMNDANGVCRAHYQDFSRWLANTPPELLAQRRREADLLFHRAGITFTLYGDEQDTERLIPFDIIPRSIPASEWSVIERGCIQRVNALNMFLADIYHDQRIIKAGIIPADQVLGNEGYQKAMVGLDLHRDIYSHISGVDLVRDGDGTYYVLEDNLRTPSGVSYMLEDRKMMMRLFPEVFAKQRIAPVDHYPNLLLKTLKSSSRLDNPNVVVLTPGRFNSAFFEHAFLAREMGVELVEGADLFVQDLKVFMRTTDGPKPVDVIYRRIDDAFLDPKAFNPESMLGVPGLVAAYCAGNVVLANAIGTGVADDKSIYPYVPEMIRFYLDEEPVLQNVPTFQCRKPDELSHVLANLPELVVKETQGSGGYGMLVGPASSAAEIEDFRQRIKARPHAYIAQPTLSLSTCPTFVESGIAPRHIDLRPFVLSGKETRLVPGGLTRVALKEGSLIVNSSQGGGTKDTWVVEG